The DNA region ATTTATTCTATTAGGTTATCATCGTTGTGGCGGCAAATTTACGGAAATTAATTTAGATAAAATAAAAAAAGAGTGTTTTTTTTAGTCTAAAAAAGAAAGGGGTAGAATTTCCTCTACCCCTAACCTATAGTTAATGTTCTATTTTTCAGATTTTCACAACACCTGAGAAGCCCATAAAGGCCATAGCCAAAAGACCGGCAGTAATCAGAGCGATCGGAGTCCCCTTCATTCCTTTCGGGATATTTACCAAACTCATCTGTTCGCGCAAACCCGCAAAAAGAGTCAGCGCCAGACCAAAACCGATAGCTGTAGAAAATGCATAAACCACACCGGTCAACAGATCATAATCTTTCTGAATTACAAGGATGGCAACACCAAGGATACAACAGTTAGTTGTGATCAGAGGCAAAAACACACCCAGTGCCTGATACAAAGAAGGCGATACTTTTTTCAAAATAATCTCTACCATCTGAACCAGTGCAGCAATCACCAAAATAAAAGTAATAGTCTGTAAATACCCCAGGTCAAAAGCATCAAGCACAAATTTCTGAATAAGAAATGTCACTATAGTTGCAATCGTAAGCACAAATGCCACGGCAGCCGACATACCCAATGCAGTTTCCACCTTCTTGGATACACCTAAAAACGGACAGATACCCAAAAACTGCGACAATACGATGTTATTGACAAAGATTGCCGAAATAAATATCAATATATATTCCATACTTTCCAAAATTAAGAATTAAAAATTAAAAACTAAAAGCAGTTACTACTCTCATCCTTAATTTCTAATTTTCCATTATTAATTCTTTTTCAAGCCGTTTATCAATGCAATCAGATACCCCAGTGCGATGAAAGCTCCCGGTGCAAGTACAAATATCAACATACCGTATTCTTCAGGAAGGATAGTCAAATCGAATATCTTACCGGTTCCCAGAAATTCACGTACGGCACCCAGCAAAGTAAGGGCCAAAGTAAAGCCAAGACCCATTCCTAAACCATCAAAGAAAGAAGCTACCGGAGTGTTTTTGGCAGCAAAAGCTTCTGCGCGTCCCAATACAATACAGTTTACCACAATCAACGGAATAAACAAGCCCAGCGTAGCATATAGAGCAGGAACATAAGCTTGCATGACCATTTGCAGTAAAGTCACAAAAGAAGCAATAACCACAATGAACGACGGAATACGTACCATATCAGGAATTACATTCTTGATCGCCGAGATTACAACATTAGAACAAATCAGCACAAACATCGTTGCCAGTCCCATACCCATACCATTGATAGCGGAAGAGGTGGTACCCAGCGTAGGACACATACCAAGCAGGAGTACAAACGTAGGATTCTCTTTAATAATCCCGTTCATCATAACTTTAAAATTATTCATATCTTCTACTCCTTTCTTTATTTAGCGCTGATAGAGTCCGCAACTTCAGTGGCGGCATTTTCAGCAGGTTCAACAACTTTTTGCGTAGCACCCGTAGCGGCATCCGATTCATTCTGACCGGCATAAGCTGCATAAGCAGCATTCACAGCATTCAGGAAAGCTCGTGAAGTAATGGTAGAAGCTGTAATGGCATCTACCTGGCCTCCATCTTTGCTTACAGACAACGGAGTCTTACCCGGGTTCATACCTTTGATACTTCCTTTATTTCCTTCTTTAAACCAATCGGCAGCTTTGGAACCCAATCCCGGAGTTTCCACATGCGACAATAGGGAATAATCTATAATGTTTCCTTCCGCATCAAAGCCGACCAAGACTTTCAGCTCACCGCCGAATGCCATTGAACTTGCTTCTACGGCAGCACCAATAAACTCTCCACCTTTCGTAGCAGGATACACAGCATAATCTACGCCATT from Bacteroides sp. MSB163 includes:
- the rsxE gene encoding electron transport complex subunit RsxE encodes the protein MNNFKVMMNGIIKENPTFVLLLGMCPTLGTTSSAINGMGMGLATMFVLICSNVVISAIKNVIPDMVRIPSFIVVIASFVTLLQMVMQAYVPALYATLGLFIPLIVVNCIVLGRAEAFAAKNTPVASFFDGLGMGLGFTLALTLLGAVREFLGTGKIFDLTILPEEYGMLIFVLAPGAFIALGYLIALINGLKKN
- the rsxA gene encoding electron transport complex subunit RsxA; the protein is MEYILIFISAIFVNNIVLSQFLGICPFLGVSKKVETALGMSAAVAFVLTIATIVTFLIQKFVLDAFDLGYLQTITFILVIAALVQMVEIILKKVSPSLYQALGVFLPLITTNCCILGVAILVIQKDYDLLTGVVYAFSTAIGFGLALTLFAGLREQMSLVNIPKGMKGTPIALITAGLLAMAFMGFSGVVKI
- a CDS encoding RnfABCDGE type electron transport complex subunit G translates to MKKLESSLKNMLLVLTGVTAISVALLAYVNELTKEPIAQANAKTLSDAVSAVVPGFDNDPIAEKKMQAVNGVDYAVYPATKGGEFIGAAVEASSMAFGGELKVLVGFDAEGNIIDYSLLSHVETPGLGSKAADWFKEGNKGSIKGMNPGKTPLSVSKDGGQVDAITASTITSRAFLNAVNAAYAAYAGQNESDAATGATQKVVEPAENAATEVADSISAK